From a single Devosia litorisediminis genomic region:
- the fmt gene encoding methionyl-tRNA formyltransferase, whose product MRVVFMGTPDFSVPTLTELVSSGHEVVAVYTRAPKPAGRGQEERKSPVHMAAEGFGIPVFTPRSLKGEAEQIIFASHDADVAVVVAYGLLLPKPVLDAPRLGCLNLHGSLLPRWRGAAPIQRAIMAGDSQTGVQVMQMEEGLDTGPVGPGEVIAIAPDMTAGELHDTMMRVGADLMGRAFAALERDSLEFTPQPEEGTTYAKKIEKAESRIDWSRPAADVHNHIRGLSPFPGAWFEIDLGGKSVRVKALRSSLGEGTGAPGTLLGDLTIACGDGAVRLTQMQREGKGAMDAATFLRGAGTLPAAVR is encoded by the coding sequence ATGCGTGTCGTCTTCATGGGTACGCCCGATTTTTCCGTGCCGACCCTGACAGAACTTGTTTCCAGCGGTCACGAAGTGGTGGCGGTCTATACCCGCGCGCCCAAGCCGGCTGGCCGGGGACAGGAAGAGCGCAAATCGCCTGTCCACATGGCGGCCGAAGGTTTCGGCATTCCCGTGTTCACACCACGCTCACTCAAGGGCGAGGCCGAGCAGATCATCTTTGCCAGCCATGATGCCGATGTTGCGGTTGTGGTCGCCTATGGCCTGCTGCTGCCCAAGCCCGTGCTTGATGCGCCCCGCCTGGGGTGCCTGAACCTGCATGGTTCGCTGCTGCCACGCTGGCGTGGCGCGGCACCGATCCAGCGCGCGATCATGGCCGGCGACAGCCAGACCGGCGTGCAGGTGATGCAGATGGAAGAAGGGCTCGATACGGGCCCGGTCGGTCCGGGCGAAGTCATCGCCATCGCCCCCGACATGACGGCAGGCGAACTGCACGACACCATGATGCGGGTTGGTGCCGATCTGATGGGGCGGGCCTTTGCCGCGCTGGAGCGCGATAGCCTGGAGTTCACGCCACAGCCTGAAGAAGGCACCACCTACGCCAAAAAGATCGAAAAGGCCGAGAGCCGCATCGACTGGTCGCGACCCGCCGCGGACGTCCATAATCACATTCGGGGGCTGTCACCCTTTCCTGGCGCCTGGTTCGAAATCGACCTAGGTGGCAAGTCGGTGCGGGTCAAGGCACTGCGATCCAGCCTGGGTGAGGGCACCGGTGCTCCCGGAACCCTGTTGGGCGACCTGACAATCGCCTGTGGTGACGGTGCGGTGCGGCTGACTCAGATGCAGCGCGAGGGTAAGGGCGCAATGGATGCCGCCACCTTCCTGCGTGGTGCGGGTACGCTGCCGGCTGCTGTCCGCTAG
- a CDS encoding DNA polymerase III subunit gamma/tau yields MADATTSPYLVLARKYRPQDFTTLVGQDAMVQTLGNAFAQNRIHHAFILTGVRGVGKTTTARILARAFNYEDASGPHPTLDLSVEGEHCRAIIEGRHVDVIEMDAASNTGIGDIREIIDSVKYAPSSAPYKVYVIDEVHMLSTAAFNGLLKTLEEPPPYVKFIFATTEIRKVPVTILSRCMRFDLRRITPEIMSAYLESILSQEGISFEPEALAMIVRAGEGSARDNLSLLDQAIAHGNGTVTAATVKAMLGLGDRARIIDLFEELMGGRIGEAIETMRSLYDMGADPQTLVADLADFTHLVTRIKVVPAAADDVSLTPDERTRGADLAGKLPMRALTRAWQILFKGYDEVARANNGLQAAEMALIRLAYAADLPSPDDLIAKLANQPAPAAGQQSMMPMPRGPSGGSSGASSAMRVEQPRPIDTEAIASQPAVPQAQVQPALATVASYKELIALAGAKRDVLVKLALEGSMRPVSFEQGRIEVALVDGTDPGIIATLSARLQKWTGERWLVMVSTKPPEGLTVRQETEQRTQAHHAAAHEDPLVKAILETFPGAKVVNVKVRDDAAVVDDVPPPPVEEDDDE; encoded by the coding sequence ATGGCTGACGCTACGACCTCGCCCTATCTCGTCCTTGCCCGCAAATACCGGCCACAAGACTTCACAACGCTTGTTGGCCAGGATGCCATGGTACAGACGCTGGGCAATGCGTTCGCGCAGAACCGCATTCACCACGCCTTCATTCTGACCGGCGTGCGCGGCGTGGGCAAAACCACGACAGCGCGCATTCTGGCCCGTGCCTTCAACTATGAAGATGCCAGCGGACCGCACCCCACGCTCGACCTGAGTGTTGAGGGCGAGCACTGCCGTGCGATCATCGAAGGCCGCCACGTCGATGTGATCGAAATGGACGCCGCCTCCAATACCGGCATTGGCGATATTCGCGAGATTATCGACTCGGTCAAATACGCGCCGTCATCGGCGCCCTACAAAGTCTATGTGATCGACGAAGTGCACATGCTCTCCACGGCCGCCTTTAACGGCCTGCTCAAGACGCTGGAAGAGCCACCGCCCTATGTGAAGTTCATCTTCGCCACGACCGAAATCCGCAAGGTGCCGGTGACCATCCTGAGCCGCTGCATGCGGTTCGATCTGCGCCGCATCACGCCCGAAATCATGTCGGCCTATCTCGAGTCGATCCTGAGCCAGGAAGGCATCAGCTTTGAGCCTGAGGCACTGGCGATGATCGTGCGGGCCGGCGAAGGCTCGGCGCGCGACAATCTCAGCCTGCTCGATCAGGCGATTGCCCATGGCAATGGCACGGTCACCGCCGCAACGGTCAAGGCCATGCTGGGGCTGGGCGACCGGGCGCGGATCATCGATCTGTTCGAAGAATTGATGGGTGGCCGGATTGGCGAAGCCATCGAAACGATGCGCAGCCTGTATGACATGGGCGCCGATCCACAGACGCTGGTCGCCGATCTGGCCGATTTCACCCATCTGGTGACGCGCATCAAGGTCGTGCCCGCCGCAGCTGATGATGTGTCGCTGACACCTGATGAGCGCACACGCGGCGCCGATCTGGCGGGCAAATTGCCCATGCGGGCGCTGACACGGGCCTGGCAGATCCTGTTCAAGGGCTATGACGAAGTGGCGCGGGCCAATAATGGCCTGCAGGCTGCCGAAATGGCGTTGATCCGCCTGGCCTATGCCGCCGATCTGCCCAGCCCGGACGATCTGATTGCCAAGCTGGCCAATCAGCCCGCGCCGGCCGCCGGCCAGCAATCAATGATGCCGATGCCGCGCGGTCCCTCTGGCGGGTCTTCGGGCGCCTCCTCGGCCATGCGCGTTGAGCAGCCCCGCCCTATCGATACTGAAGCCATCGCGAGCCAGCCTGCGGTACCGCAGGCGCAGGTTCAGCCCGCGCTGGCCACTGTGGCCAGCTACAAGGAGTTGATCGCCCTGGCGGGCGCCAAGCGCGACGTGCTGGTCAAGCTCGCCCTGGAAGGCTCCATGCGACCTGTGTCGTTCGAGCAGGGCCGGATTGAGGTCGCGCTGGTCGACGGCACCGACCCGGGCATCATTGCCACGCTATCGGCGCGCCTGCAGAAGTGGACCGGCGAGCGCTGGCTCGTGATGGTTTCAACCAAACCGCCAGAGGGGCTGACGGTCCGTCAGGAGACCGAGCAACGCACACAGGCTCACCATGCCGCGGCGCATGAGGACCCTTTGGTCAAAGCCATTTTAGAGACATTTCCGGGGGCCAAGGTGGTCAACGTCAAGGTGCGCGATGACGCAGCTGTCGTTGATGATGTTCCCCCACCCCCAGTTGAAGAGGATGACGACGAATGA
- a CDS encoding FAD-containing oxidoreductase: MSDQFDAIVIGAGQSGPFLAARLAGENKKVALIEREHVGGTCVNDGCTPTKTLVASARAAWMARRAGDFGVAVKGPVSVDMKAVKARKDAVVGASVESLTEWLGGIEALEYIEGEGRFLSPSEVQIGERTITAPQIFINTGARAAVPDWPGIDKVPYLTNSSIMNLDTLPGHLVIVGGSYIGLEFAQMYARFGAKVTVIDRGDRPASREDADISAWIRKILEAEGVTFLFKTTVESVTRAGGGVLLSLKTGERRASVEGSHLLIALGRTPNTDALNLPAAGVKTDKRGYIVTDEHLRTSAPGIWAMGDVNGRGAFTHTSYNEFEIVGDNVIDKGDRSVAGRIPVHGLFIDPPLGRIGMSEDEVRKSGRKALIATRPMSRVSRAKERGETQGMMKVLVDADTKQILGAAILGIGGDEVVQVLLQLMAARTPYTTMVETVHIHPTVSELLPTLLGDLKPLD; the protein is encoded by the coding sequence ATGTCGGATCAGTTTGATGCCATCGTTATCGGGGCAGGGCAGTCCGGCCCGTTTCTGGCAGCACGTCTGGCTGGCGAAAACAAAAAGGTCGCGCTGATCGAGCGCGAACATGTTGGCGGCACCTGCGTCAATGACGGCTGCACCCCCACCAAGACGCTGGTCGCCAGCGCCCGCGCTGCCTGGATGGCGCGCCGTGCCGGTGACTTCGGTGTCGCCGTCAAGGGACCAGTCAGCGTGGACATGAAGGCGGTCAAGGCTCGCAAGGACGCCGTCGTCGGCGCTTCGGTAGAGAGCCTGACCGAATGGCTCGGCGGCATCGAAGCGCTGGAGTATATCGAGGGCGAGGGGCGTTTCCTCTCCCCCAGCGAAGTCCAGATCGGCGAGCGCACCATCACCGCGCCGCAGATATTCATCAATACTGGCGCCCGCGCTGCTGTGCCAGATTGGCCCGGCATCGACAAGGTGCCCTATCTGACCAACAGCTCGATCATGAACCTTGATACCCTGCCGGGGCATCTGGTCATTGTGGGGGGCAGCTATATCGGGCTGGAATTTGCCCAGATGTATGCCCGCTTTGGTGCCAAGGTCACCGTGATTGATCGTGGTGACAGGCCCGCATCGCGTGAAGACGCCGATATCTCGGCCTGGATACGCAAGATTCTCGAAGCCGAAGGCGTGACCTTCCTGTTCAAGACCACTGTGGAATCGGTGACCCGGGCTGGCGGCGGCGTGCTGCTCTCGCTCAAGACCGGCGAACGCCGGGCCTCGGTGGAGGGTAGTCATCTGCTCATCGCCCTGGGGCGCACGCCCAATACTGACGCGCTCAATCTGCCTGCCGCTGGGGTCAAGACCGACAAGCGCGGTTACATTGTCACCGACGAACATCTGCGCACCAGCGCGCCGGGTATCTGGGCCATGGGTGACGTCAATGGACGCGGTGCCTTCACCCATACCTCCTATAATGAGTTTGAAATCGTCGGCGACAATGTCATCGACAAGGGCGACCGCTCCGTCGCCGGGCGCATTCCCGTCCATGGGCTGTTCATAGATCCGCCGCTTGGCCGCATCGGCATGAGCGAAGATGAAGTGCGCAAATCGGGTCGCAAGGCATTGATCGCCACCCGTCCGATGTCGCGGGTCAGTCGCGCTAAGGAGCGCGGCGAGACGCAGGGCATGATGAAGGTGCTGGTTGACGCTGACACCAAGCAGATCCTGGGCGCGGCGATACTGGGAATTGGCGGCGACGAGGTGGTTCAGGTGCTGCTGCAATTGATGGCGGCGCGCACACCCTACACCACGATGGTTGAAACCGTACACATCCATCCCACGGTCAGCGAATTGCTGCCGACCCTGCTGGGGGATCTCAAGCCGCTCGACTAG
- the recR gene encoding recombination mediator RecR produces MQLANGGPEIEQLIQLLARLPGLGPRSARRAVLQLIKKKEQLMIPLSAALDRAVEAVRTCEVCGNVDTISPCSICSDPRRGDSGMLIVVEDVADLWALERAGVGAVRYHVLGGVLSPLDGIGPDDISINELIARAHEFREIVLAVNATVEGQTTAHYIMDRLGETEIKVSRLAHGVPVGGELDYLDEGTLSQALKARTAI; encoded by the coding sequence CTGCAATTGGCCAATGGTGGACCCGAGATTGAACAACTGATCCAGCTGCTGGCACGTTTGCCGGGGCTTGGACCGCGCTCGGCTCGTCGGGCCGTTCTGCAGTTGATCAAGAAAAAAGAGCAGTTGATGATCCCGCTATCGGCGGCGCTGGATCGGGCTGTCGAGGCTGTGCGCACCTGTGAAGTGTGCGGCAATGTCGATACCATCAGCCCATGCTCGATCTGTTCGGATCCGCGCCGGGGCGATAGCGGCATGTTGATCGTGGTGGAAGACGTGGCCGATCTGTGGGCGCTGGAGCGCGCTGGCGTTGGCGCGGTCAGATATCATGTCCTGGGCGGCGTCCTGTCGCCGCTGGACGGGATCGGCCCTGACGATATCAGCATCAATGAGCTGATCGCGCGGGCACATGAGTTCCGCGAGATCGTACTGGCGGTCAACGCCACCGTCGAGGGACAGACCACAGCCCACTACATTATGGACCGACTTGGCGAGACAGAAATCAAGGTCAGCCGCCTAGCCCACGGCGTACCCGTGGGCGGCGAGCTGGATTATCTTGACGAAGGCACGCTGAGCCAGGCGCTGAAAGCCCGTACCGCGATCTAG
- the dapE gene encoding succinyl-diaminopimelate desuccinylase, which produces MTKSVADDPVRLLKDLIACPSVTPTEAGALDLLEITLKSIGFEVTRLVFEGDGSYPVDNLFATRGTGGRRLLFAGHTDVVPPGDLANWTADPFTPREADGKLYGRGAADMKSGVAAFVAAAAAMPADAGTIMLAITNDEEADAINGTDKLMKWAEQNQHHFDFAIVGEPSSAATLGDSIKIGRRGSLSGVITVAGIQGHVAYPDKANNPMPALARVVTALDTTIDTGTEHFPATNLEVTSIDVGNAISNVIPAAGTIRFNIRYNDLWTPDTLTDWVRCRIASIDPAGASISFELAGTPSRSFLSPLSDDVQTLSATIAAITGQPPALSTGGGTSDARFIAQYGPVVECGLVGPSMHKADEHIALSDLTGLTNIYRRFMLGFFGVVS; this is translated from the coding sequence GTGACCAAAAGCGTAGCGGATGATCCTGTTCGACTTCTCAAGGATCTGATTGCGTGTCCCTCGGTCACCCCCACCGAAGCCGGGGCGCTCGATCTGCTCGAGATCACGCTCAAATCCATTGGCTTTGAAGTCACTCGGCTGGTCTTTGAAGGCGATGGCTCCTATCCGGTAGATAATCTGTTTGCTACCCGCGGCACGGGGGGGCGCCGTCTGCTGTTCGCCGGACACACCGACGTCGTGCCCCCCGGCGATCTGGCCAACTGGACCGCCGACCCCTTCACCCCGCGCGAAGCTGACGGCAAGCTCTATGGTCGCGGTGCAGCAGACATGAAGTCGGGTGTTGCTGCCTTTGTTGCCGCTGCTGCAGCCATGCCTGCCGATGCCGGCACCATCATGCTCGCCATCACCAATGATGAGGAAGCCGACGCCATTAACGGCACCGACAAGCTGATGAAATGGGCCGAGCAGAACCAGCACCACTTCGACTTCGCTATTGTGGGCGAGCCCAGTTCTGCTGCAACCCTGGGTGACAGCATCAAGATTGGCCGCCGCGGTTCATTGTCCGGGGTCATCACCGTAGCGGGCATACAGGGCCATGTGGCCTATCCCGACAAGGCCAACAATCCCATGCCGGCGCTGGCGCGCGTGGTCACGGCCCTAGACACGACCATCGACACCGGCACCGAGCATTTTCCAGCGACCAATCTCGAAGTCACCTCGATTGACGTCGGCAATGCCATTTCCAATGTCATTCCGGCCGCCGGTACCATTCGCTTCAACATCCGCTATAATGACCTGTGGACGCCAGACACGCTGACGGATTGGGTGCGCTGTCGCATCGCCAGCATAGATCCAGCTGGCGCCAGTATCAGCTTTGAACTGGCTGGCACGCCCTCGCGCTCCTTCCTGTCGCCCCTCAGTGACGATGTGCAAACCCTCTCGGCAACCATTGCGGCCATCACGGGCCAGCCACCGGCGCTCTCGACGGGCGGTGGCACCTCTGACGCCCGTTTCATCGCCCAATATGGGCCAGTGGTGGAATGCGGTCTTGTCGGTCCCTCCATGCACAAAGCGGACGAACACATCGCCCTGAGCGACCTCACGGGGCTGACGAATATCTATCGCCGTTTCATGCTTGGCTTTTTTGGAGTGGTGTCATGA
- the truA gene encoding tRNA pseudouridine(38-40) synthase TruA: MPRFKLTIEYDGTPYSGWQRQKTQPSVQQTLEDAIFRMTGETLTLQAAGRTDAGVHALGQVAHIDLTREWDPFQVREGLNHLMRPNPVGIIAAERVDETFEARFSATARHYEYRILNRRTPAILERNHVWHVHKPLNAEIMDQAAQLILGHHDFTTFRSSECQSKSPMKTLDVLHARREDDHIVINASARSFLHHQVRSMVGCLKLVGEGKWTPADFRAALDARDRSACRAMAPSAGLYLTQVDY; this comes from the coding sequence ATGCCCCGCTTCAAGCTCACCATCGAATATGACGGCACGCCGTATTCCGGCTGGCAGCGGCAGAAGACGCAGCCGAGTGTGCAGCAGACGCTGGAAGATGCCATTTTCAGGATGACCGGCGAGACGCTCACGCTGCAGGCCGCAGGTCGCACCGATGCGGGTGTGCATGCGCTGGGCCAGGTGGCTCATATCGATTTGACCCGAGAATGGGACCCGTTCCAGGTCCGCGAAGGGCTGAACCATCTCATGCGACCCAACCCGGTTGGGATCATCGCCGCCGAGCGAGTAGACGAGACGTTCGAGGCGCGGTTCTCTGCAACTGCGCGCCACTATGAGTACCGCATCCTCAATCGCCGTACGCCAGCGATCCTGGAGCGCAATCATGTGTGGCATGTGCACAAGCCACTGAATGCCGAGATCATGGATCAGGCCGCCCAGCTGATTCTGGGGCATCATGATTTTACCACCTTCCGGTCATCGGAATGTCAGTCCAAGTCGCCGATGAAGACGCTGGACGTGCTGCATGCGCGGCGCGAGGACGATCATATCGTCATCAATGCCAGCGCGCGCAGCTTCCTGCACCATCAGGTGCGTTCGATGGTAGGTTGTCTCAAGCTGGTGGGCGAGGGCAAATGGACGCCAGCCGATTTCCGGGCGGCGCTTGACGCCAGAGACCGCAGCGCGTGCCGCGCGATGGCGCCATCAGCCGGACTATACCTGACGCAAGTCGACTACTAG
- a CDS encoding LOG family protein codes for MAKRRQTSLRTSKEDIASAKLAPRTPQTESSAFRLAFADDEFLTSEDTRGIRFQLEYLKPEFVLRERGINSTVVLFGGARIPEPGKDAWAAKNDTQRKNLEAASRYYDEARRFAQLASTTAKAMDNKEYVVVTGGGPGVMEAGNRGATDVGAPSIGFNIVLPHEQAPNVYVSPEFSFNFHYFATRKIHFLLRAKAVAVFPGGFGTLDEFFETLTLIQTGRMDRVPLLLFGKDFWGKVLNLQALADAGTISPGDLDLFNVVDTADEGWDVVRQFYNLPEIDEVLRGD; via the coding sequence ATGGCCAAGCGTCGTCAAACTTCACTGCGGACGTCCAAGGAAGATATCGCTTCCGCCAAGCTTGCTCCCAGAACGCCGCAGACCGAGTCATCGGCCTTCCGTCTGGCCTTTGCCGATGACGAATTCCTGACCTCCGAAGACACCCGCGGGATTCGTTTCCAGCTTGAATATCTCAAGCCCGAATTCGTGCTGCGCGAACGTGGCATCAATTCGACCGTGGTGCTGTTTGGTGGTGCGCGCATTCCCGAGCCTGGCAAGGATGCCTGGGCTGCAAAGAATGATACCCAGCGCAAGAATCTGGAGGCGGCCTCGCGCTATTACGACGAGGCACGCCGCTTTGCGCAACTGGCCTCCACAACCGCCAAGGCCATGGATAACAAGGAATATGTCGTGGTCACCGGTGGTGGTCCAGGCGTCATGGAGGCGGGCAATCGCGGTGCCACCGATGTCGGCGCCCCCTCGATCGGCTTCAACATCGTGCTGCCCCATGAACAGGCGCCCAACGTCTATGTGTCGCCCGAGTTCAGCTTCAATTTCCACTATTTCGCCACCCGCAAGATCCACTTCCTGCTGCGGGCCAAGGCCGTGGCGGTTTTCCCCGGCGGGTTTGGCACGCTCGACGAATTTTTTGAGACCCTGACCCTGATCCAGACCGGTCGCATGGATCGCGTGCCGCTCCTGTTGTTCGGCAAGGATTTCTGGGGAAAGGTGCTCAACCTTCAAGCATTGGCGGACGCCGGCACCATTTCGCCGGGCGATCTGGACCTGTTCAACGTTGTGGATACTGCCGATGAGGGGTGGGACGTGGTGCGCCAGTTCTACAATCTGCCCGAAATCGACGAAGTGCTGCGCGGCGACTGA
- a CDS encoding YbaB/EbfC family nucleoid-associated protein → MKDIMGMMKAASEMKGKMEAMQAELAELVVEGRSGGGMVVVSLTGKGDMKGVKIDTSMFKEDDVEVLEDLIIAAHADAKTKSEAAMQERMKEVTAGLPIPPGMNLPF, encoded by the coding sequence ATGAAAGACATTATGGGCATGATGAAGGCTGCCAGCGAGATGAAAGGCAAGATGGAGGCCATGCAGGCCGAGCTTGCCGAGCTGGTCGTTGAAGGCCGCTCCGGCGGCGGCATGGTCGTGGTTTCGCTCACCGGTAAGGGTGACATGAAGGGCGTCAAGATCGACACCTCCATGTTCAAGGAAGATGATGTCGAGGTCCTCGAGGATCTGATCATCGCCGCCCATGCTGATGCCAAGACCAAGAGCGAAGCGGCCATGCAGGAGCGCATGAAGGAAGTCACCGCCGGGTTGCCCATCCCCCCCGGCATGAACCTGCCGTTCTAG
- a CDS encoding DNA recombination protein RmuC, with product MDTLLFTLGDWPVTYLTAAILGGVLLVLVLAAIVVGAMRASAARAEAAAQQASEQLRSNFLAQITERDSRIQELDHQLAQERERGEELLDIEREKGSSLLSEVSGLRARMAEQVKQAEENHKRFLEARQHMTDEFKAIAGEVLKSHGETFSKQNREQVDVLLKPLNEKIVEFQGELLRDRATMGEQIRALAASNLQITTEAQNLTRALKGNSQTQGAWGEMILSTILEGSGLREGEEFITQASHTGEDGARVRTDVEVLMPNNDRLVIDSKVSLTAFEAYVNCEDDAKNQYLQAHIVSIRSHIKTLGGKEYQRHARSSLDYVMMFVPIESALATAIQADTKLVEYGMSQGVMLTTPTTLMTVLRTVRNVWDIEKRHRNAEEIASRAGALYDKVAGFLSTMDKLDGHLGKARSSFDDAKKQLSSGNGNVVRQVEMLRELGAKSNRAIPPDWDGGDGDQSDPEPTLRLVVDDPGDLA from the coding sequence ATGGACACACTGCTTTTTACACTCGGCGACTGGCCGGTCACTTACCTCACCGCGGCAATTCTGGGCGGGGTGCTACTCGTTCTGGTGCTGGCCGCTATTGTGGTGGGCGCCATGCGCGCCAGCGCCGCGCGCGCCGAAGCGGCTGCCCAGCAGGCGTCCGAGCAGTTGCGCAGCAATTTCCTGGCTCAGATTACCGAGCGCGACAGCCGCATTCAGGAACTGGACCATCAGCTCGCCCAGGAGCGAGAGCGCGGCGAAGAACTGCTCGACATCGAACGTGAGAAGGGGTCGTCGCTGCTCTCGGAAGTCTCGGGCCTGCGCGCCCGCATGGCTGAGCAGGTCAAGCAGGCCGAAGAGAACCACAAGCGCTTCCTTGAGGCGCGCCAGCACATGACCGATGAGTTCAAGGCCATTGCCGGCGAAGTGCTCAAAAGCCATGGCGAGACATTTTCCAAGCAGAACCGTGAGCAGGTCGACGTGCTGCTCAAGCCGCTCAACGAGAAAATCGTCGAGTTTCAGGGTGAGTTGCTGCGCGACCGCGCCACCATGGGCGAACAGATCCGCGCTTTGGCAGCCAGCAATCTGCAGATCACCACCGAAGCGCAGAACCTGACCCGGGCGCTAAAGGGTAATTCCCAGACTCAGGGTGCCTGGGGCGAAATGATCCTCTCGACCATTCTGGAAGGCTCAGGCCTGCGCGAAGGCGAAGAGTTCATCACCCAGGCCAGCCACACGGGCGAGGACGGTGCTCGAGTGCGCACTGACGTTGAAGTGCTGATGCCCAATAATGACCGTCTGGTCATCGACTCCAAGGTGTCGCTCACCGCCTTTGAGGCCTACGTCAATTGCGAGGATGACGCCAAGAACCAGTATCTGCAGGCCCACATTGTCTCGATCCGCAGCCACATCAAGACGCTGGGCGGCAAGGAATATCAACGCCACGCCCGTAGCAGCCTCGATTACGTGATGATGTTCGTGCCCATCGAATCGGCGCTGGCCACCGCTATTCAGGCCGATACCAAGCTGGTCGAATATGGCATGAGTCAGGGCGTGATGCTGACCACACCCACCACGCTGATGACCGTGCTGCGCACAGTGCGCAATGTCTGGGACATCGAAAAGCGTCACCGCAATGCCGAAGAGATCGCCAGCCGTGCCGGTGCGCTCTACGACAAGGTGGCTGGGTTCCTGAGCACCATGGACAAGCTCGATGGTCATCTGGGAAAGGCTCGGTCAAGCTTCGACGACGCCAAGAAGCAGCTGTCCTCAGGCAATGGCAATGTGGTGCGTCAGGTCGAAATGCTGCGTGAACTCGGCGCCAAGTCCAACCGGGCCATTCCGCCTGACTGGGATGGCGGTGATGGCGATCAGAGCGATCCTGAACCGACGTTGCGGCTGGTGGTCGACGATCCGGGCGACTTGGCCTGA
- the def gene encoding peptide deformylase, translating into MAIRPILVIPDARLRAVTDPIIEVDEEIKTLAADMLETMYDAPGIGLAAPQIGVMKRIVVMDLAGEDEKPEPLVMINPEITHFGEQMQVTEEGCLSIPELYYEVERPNDVVVKYTDLEGKEVTKEAEGKLAVCIQHELDHLDGVLYIDYLSRLKRDRVIKKFDKAAKRAAG; encoded by the coding sequence ATGGCCATTCGCCCCATTCTCGTCATTCCCGATGCGCGCCTGCGTGCTGTCACCGATCCGATCATCGAGGTCGATGAGGAGATCAAGACCCTGGCCGCCGACATGCTTGAAACCATGTATGACGCGCCCGGTATCGGTCTGGCTGCGCCGCAGATCGGGGTGATGAAGCGTATCGTGGTAATGGATCTGGCTGGGGAAGATGAGAAACCCGAGCCGCTGGTGATGATCAATCCCGAAATCACCCATTTCGGCGAGCAGATGCAGGTGACCGAAGAGGGCTGCCTGTCGATCCCCGAACTGTATTACGAAGTCGAGCGTCCCAATGATGTGGTGGTGAAGTACACCGATCTTGAGGGCAAGGAAGTCACCAAGGAAGCCGAGGGCAAGCTGGCCGTGTGCATTCAGCACGAACTCGATCACCTCGATGGCGTGCTCTATATCGACTATCTCAGCCGCCTCAAGCGCGACCGGGTCATCAAGAAATTCGACAAGGCTGCCAAGCGCGCCGCTGGCTAG